From a single Bacteroidales bacterium genomic region:
- the arfB gene encoding aminoacyl-tRNA hydrolase, whose product MQSHHVLIIMIDGKRLLKEIIFNTSRASGKGGQHVNKVSTKVELIFNIEASALFSEEEKQLILSKSGKYLKDGISIHLFCSESRSQLHNKKIAFEKLIKLLEKYLKHAKERIPTEIPDEENEKRLAEKKHKAEKKQNRQRVE is encoded by the coding sequence TTGCAAAGCCATCATGTGTTGATTATTATGATTGATGGAAAACGCCTCCTGAAAGAAATTATTTTTAATACTTCCCGTGCTTCTGGAAAAGGCGGGCAGCATGTGAACAAGGTATCCACAAAGGTCGAACTAATATTTAATATTGAAGCATCTGCACTTTTTTCTGAGGAAGAGAAGCAATTGATTTTGTCGAAATCCGGCAAATATCTTAAAGATGGCATTAGTATTCATCTTTTTTGCAGCGAAAGCCGTTCACAGCTTCATAACAAAAAGATTGCTTTTGAAAAATTGATTAAGTTGCTTGAAAAGTACCTGAAACATGCGAAAGAAAGAATACCTACTGAAATCCCTGATGAAGAAAACGAAAAGCGTCTGGCTGAAAAAAAGCATAAAGCTGAGAAAAAACAAAACAGGCAGAGGGTTGAATAA
- a CDS encoding DUF4878 domain-containing protein — MKTKSVVSFFLLVIFSLLIFSCKTRQKNENQAAETAVKFLKHLAKFEFDQARMYGTETTSKTIDMISMMYEMSKKNGKEADFQPKDINVEVIKTAIDGKNAIVNYKNENGEIKQVELVKVNGKWLVNMKKETPIKGNK; from the coding sequence ATGAAAACAAAAAGCGTTGTATCTTTTTTTCTTCTGGTAATATTTAGCCTGTTGATTTTTTCATGTAAAACCCGACAGAAAAATGAAAATCAGGCTGCTGAAACTGCAGTGAAATTTTTAAAACACCTGGCAAAATTTGAATTTGACCAAGCGAGGATGTACGGCACCGAAACAACAAGTAAGACCATTGATATGATTTCCATGATGTATGAGATGAGTAAAAAGAATGGAAAAGAAGCGGATTTTCAACCTAAGGATATAAATGTTGAGGTTATTAAAACAGCCATTGACGGGAAAAATGCAATAGTAAATTATAAAAATGAAAATGGCGAAATAAAACAGGTGGAACTCGTTAAGGTCAACGGGAAATGGCTGGTGAATATGAAAAAGGAAACACCTATAAAAGGCAACAAGTGA
- a CDS encoding beta-ketoacyl-[acyl-carrier-protein] synthase family protein: MERVVVTGMSLITSLGLDLNTNWENLLAGRSGVAKIKQFDASECQTQIAAEIPENFEQQWPQYIKKRAAEQMTRITKACYVAAKDAVKMSGVDFEEADKTRCAVILGVVTTANTSSEKGTTPQNRILKSMNNAMSSWISLEYKLLGPNFTVSAACASSAFAIGLAYDMIKNGMADIVIAGGADSIVNKEEIEGFNHLYAISTENDNPEKASKPFSKNRDGFVIGEGAGVIILESEKSARKRNARILAEIAGYATTSEAYNIMAPMKDGEGIAHTLQLALQKSGINTEDVDYINAHGTSTTLNDKYETLAIKKVFGDRAYKIPISSSKSMIGHTIGAAGAIELIITIQSLINGIITPTINLNDPDPELDLDFVPNTARKHEINCALSNSFAFGGHNAVLVIKKFQ; this comes from the coding sequence ATGGAACGCGTAGTAGTAACAGGCATGAGCCTGATAACCTCACTGGGGTTGGACCTTAACACAAACTGGGAAAATCTGCTTGCCGGGAGAAGCGGGGTGGCCAAAATAAAACAGTTTGATGCTTCAGAATGCCAGACACAGATTGCTGCTGAAATTCCCGAAAACTTTGAACAACAATGGCCACAATACATAAAAAAAAGGGCTGCCGAGCAAATGACACGCATCACCAAAGCATGTTATGTTGCTGCAAAGGACGCTGTTAAAATGAGCGGGGTTGATTTTGAGGAAGCGGACAAAACCCGCTGCGCTGTCATACTTGGAGTGGTTACCACGGCCAATACATCCTCGGAAAAAGGCACTACCCCACAAAACCGAATATTAAAAAGCATGAACAATGCCATGTCTTCTTGGATATCCCTTGAGTATAAATTACTGGGGCCTAATTTTACTGTTTCGGCTGCCTGTGCTTCTTCAGCCTTTGCTATTGGACTGGCTTATGATATGATAAAAAACGGAATGGCAGATATCGTAATTGCTGGAGGCGCCGACTCCATTGTCAATAAAGAAGAAATTGAAGGGTTTAATCATTTATATGCCATATCAACTGAAAATGATAATCCCGAAAAAGCCAGCAAACCTTTTTCTAAAAACCGAGATGGTTTTGTTATCGGCGAAGGTGCCGGGGTCATAATTCTGGAATCCGAGAAAAGTGCCCGGAAGCGAAATGCCCGAATTCTTGCAGAAATTGCAGGATATGCCACAACAAGCGAAGCATATAATATTATGGCTCCAATGAAAGATGGCGAGGGTATCGCACACACACTTCAACTGGCTTTACAAAAATCAGGTATCAATACCGAAGATGTTGATTACATAAATGCTCACGGCACATCAACCACTCTAAATGACAAATACGAAACCCTTGCCATAAAAAAAGTTTTTGGTGATAGAGCATACAAAATCCCTATATCTTCATCCAAATCCATGATAGGTCATACTATTGGGGCAGCAGGAGCTATAGAACTTATTATTACCATTCAATCCCTGATAAACGGTATAATTACACCAACCATAAATCTTAATGACCCTGACCCGGAACTGGACCTCGATTTTGTCCCAAATACAGCACGGAAACATGAAATAAATTGTGCACTTTCCAACTCATTTGCTTTTGGCGGACATAATGCTGTTTTGGTAATAAAAAAATTTCAGTAA
- a CDS encoding riboflavin synthase, whose translation MFTGIVENTGKVVNIERERTNIHITIKTPIAKELNVDQSMCHDGVCLTVVKVDPDKIQYVVTAIQETLDKTNLGTWVPGYEVNLERSMKMEARFDGHIVQGHVDQTAICTKVEEMDGSWKFWFEYDSDKQNITVEKGSISVNGVSLTVVDSLPGQFSVAIIPYTYQVTNFHNFKKGTVINIEFDVFGKYVAKLLKLYMEQKGL comes from the coding sequence ATGTTTACAGGAATTGTTGAAAACACAGGAAAAGTAGTGAATATTGAACGAGAACGTACCAATATTCATATTACCATTAAAACTCCCATTGCAAAGGAACTCAATGTTGACCAAAGCATGTGTCATGATGGTGTTTGCCTTACTGTAGTTAAGGTTGACCCCGACAAAATTCAATATGTTGTTACTGCCATACAGGAAACGCTTGACAAAACAAATCTGGGCACCTGGGTTCCCGGTTACGAGGTGAACCTGGAACGCAGCATGAAGATGGAAGCACGTTTCGACGGGCACATAGTGCAGGGGCATGTTGACCAGACTGCAATATGCACTAAAGTGGAAGAAATGGACGGAAGCTGGAAATTCTGGTTCGAATACGATTCCGATAAACAAAATATCACTGTGGAAAAAGGCTCAATTTCAGTTAACGGTGTCAGCCTCACAGTGGTAGATTCCCTGCCCGGGCAGTTCTCGGTTGCCATAATTCCTTATACATATCAGGTAACAAACTTTCATAATTTCAAAAAAGGAACTGTTATCAATATTGAGTTTGATGTTTTCGGGAAATATGTAGCAAAGCTGTTGAAACTTTACATGGAGCAAAAAGGTTTGTAA
- a CDS encoding UvrD-helicase domain-containing protein, whose product MLSEKKFIVYKASAGSGKTYTLVKEYLKIVLSDPEKYRRILAVTFTNKAANEMKSRVITYLLTISSLDESESEENNELRKKYASLIEILGKTTGLDEKKLALRSRLVLEKILHNYSDFAISTIDSFVQRIIRTFAYDLKIPQNFDVELDAKRVLSQAVDVLLSYAGADEAITRVLVEFVKQKMSEGKNWDVVDELKIFSEELLKEDTQKYIQLFRDFTLNDFRAVISSVFAQMNKLNQEADAIAHNVLNTIDKRNIDVKSFFQGSKGVMLLFTKLAQNRLGNTDVNKNATKTIEEDKWYSSTAPQADKNAINAVKPLITESYYRIVELLASFRNLSLLSRNLYPLSLLNLIEKEVEAIKSETNLIFISDFYRKIHEQLLNEPVPFIYQRTGEKFEHFFIDEFQDTSVLQFQNMLPLIDNSLASANLNLIVGDGKQAIYRWRNGEVMQFASLPDMYSKPPLTHFDDIEKNLKRSFAPYDIYDEQASNINYRSRKEIISFNNQLFSFLAEKFNDESVKDIYSRIEQNIKPGNTGGYVNIIFIEREDYKNKQLDKVLEIVMNLKHEQVPLNDIAVVCRTNIESASVAAHLMKNSVDVVSSESLWLSASPEVNMLISMVKFLQNNNDELAVGYILFYISKHYSLENVPEYLINLYHERCKEDKLPLTALNELFIEAGIDINLHFLSSLPLYDLNEEIIRSLKLNIPSNPFVIFYLDAIAEFSRKNNLNPLDFIEWWNEIGYSKSISVPEELDAVKIMTIHKAKGQEFPVVIYPFADEAAESKGKISWIKMPGKLFHHMPAIPVQITKSALEGTDYYCLYEQEKLRSVIDMLNICYVALTRAENQLYVITKKEEKSGEAKFGILLQDFLKSEGLWSDDKLFYEFGDSSYRYTDTVKEGKHIEKVTPDYIISENWLEKINIRYNSNVLWDDDVKAEGMKWGNIVHDVLSGIKDFDDAENIIDNMLTEGIVNEREADEIKNYVNEMFSDTEISQFFSPGLDVRTEADIITPENKLYRPDRVIFEKDRSIVIDFKTGAEQDKHKTQILNYAALLSDINGKSCDKYLIYLQEKARLVKV is encoded by the coding sequence ATGCTCTCCGAAAAGAAATTTATTGTATATAAAGCCTCTGCAGGTTCCGGAAAAACCTACACTCTGGTAAAAGAATACCTTAAAATTGTATTGTCCGACCCTGAAAAATACCGCCGCATACTTGCAGTAACTTTCACAAATAAAGCTGCTAACGAAATGAAAAGCCGTGTTATTACGTACCTGTTAACGATTAGTAGCCTTGATGAGTCTGAGTCGGAAGAAAATAATGAGCTGCGTAAAAAGTACGCTTCTCTGATTGAAATTTTAGGCAAAACCACTGGCCTTGATGAAAAAAAACTGGCATTGCGCTCCCGCCTGGTGCTCGAAAAAATACTTCATAATTATTCTGATTTTGCTATCAGCACTATTGACAGCTTTGTTCAACGTATCATCAGAACATTTGCCTATGACCTGAAAATACCACAAAACTTTGATGTGGAACTGGACGCAAAACGCGTCTTGTCTCAGGCGGTTGATGTCCTGTTGAGCTATGCCGGCGCTGATGAAGCCATAACAAGGGTGCTTGTAGAATTTGTAAAACAAAAGATGTCAGAAGGGAAGAACTGGGATGTGGTAGATGAACTGAAAATATTTTCCGAGGAATTACTGAAAGAAGATACTCAGAAATATATACAGCTTTTTCGTGATTTTACTTTGAATGATTTCAGAGCGGTAATAAGCAGCGTTTTTGCACAGATGAACAAATTAAATCAGGAAGCCGATGCCATAGCACATAATGTGCTTAACACTATTGATAAGAGAAATATTGATGTAAAAAGTTTTTTTCAGGGCTCAAAAGGCGTCATGTTACTTTTTACAAAACTGGCGCAAAATCGCTTGGGAAATACGGATGTCAACAAAAACGCTACAAAAACCATAGAAGAAGACAAATGGTATTCTTCAACGGCCCCTCAGGCAGACAAAAATGCCATTAATGCTGTAAAACCTCTTATTACTGAAAGTTACTATCGCATTGTCGAACTGCTGGCATCTTTCAGAAACCTTAGCCTGCTGTCGCGCAACCTTTATCCCTTGTCATTGTTGAATCTTATTGAGAAGGAAGTGGAAGCCATAAAATCTGAAACCAACCTGATATTTATCAGCGACTTTTACCGGAAAATTCACGAACAATTACTGAATGAACCGGTGCCTTTTATATATCAAAGGACAGGTGAAAAGTTTGAACATTTTTTCATTGATGAATTTCAGGATACTTCGGTGTTGCAGTTTCAAAACATGTTGCCATTGATAGATAATTCACTGGCTTCAGCGAATCTTAATCTGATTGTCGGAGACGGCAAGCAGGCTATCTACCGCTGGCGAAACGGCGAAGTGATGCAGTTTGCTTCGTTGCCTGATATGTATTCAAAACCACCACTTACACATTTTGATGATATCGAGAAGAACCTGAAAAGGAGCTTTGCCCCTTACGATATTTATGATGAACAAGCAAGTAATATCAATTACCGTTCAAGAAAGGAAATCATCAGCTTTAACAACCAATTGTTCTCTTTTTTAGCAGAAAAATTTAATGATGAAAGTGTAAAAGATATTTACAGTCGGATTGAACAAAACATCAAACCGGGTAATACCGGAGGGTATGTGAATATTATTTTTATAGAAAGAGAAGATTATAAAAACAAGCAGCTTGATAAAGTTCTGGAAATAGTAATGAATTTAAAGCATGAACAGGTTCCTTTGAACGATATTGCCGTTGTTTGCCGTACCAATATAGAATCTGCATCGGTTGCCGCACATCTTATGAAAAATTCTGTGGATGTGGTTTCTTCCGAATCTTTATGGTTATCTGCTTCGCCCGAAGTTAATATGCTGATTTCAATGGTGAAGTTCCTGCAAAACAATAATGATGAACTTGCTGTCGGATATATACTTTTTTATATAAGCAAGCACTATAGCCTGGAAAATGTTCCTGAATATTTAATTAACCTGTACCATGAAAGATGTAAAGAAGACAAGCTACCGCTTACCGCTTTGAATGAATTGTTTATTGAAGCCGGTATTGATATTAACTTACACTTTTTGTCAAGTTTACCTTTATATGACTTAAATGAAGAAATAATTCGTTCTCTAAAGCTAAATATACCTTCCAACCCCTTTGTGATTTTTTATCTTGATGCTATTGCTGAATTTTCGCGTAAAAACAACTTAAACCCATTGGATTTTATAGAGTGGTGGAATGAAATAGGGTATTCTAAATCAATCTCGGTACCTGAAGAACTGGACGCTGTTAAAATTATGACAATACATAAAGCAAAAGGGCAGGAGTTTCCGGTGGTAATATATCCTTTTGCCGATGAGGCCGCCGAAAGCAAAGGTAAAATATCATGGATTAAAATGCCTGGCAAACTTTTCCACCATATGCCGGCCATACCTGTACAAATTACAAAAAGCGCATTGGAAGGGACTGATTATTATTGTCTATATGAACAGGAAAAATTACGTTCAGTGATTGATATGCTTAATATATGCTATGTGGCACTTACAAGGGCGGAAAATCAGTTATATGTAATTACCAAAAAAGAAGAAAAAAGCGGAGAAGCTAAGTTTGGCATTTTATTACAGGACTTTTTAAAAAGTGAAGGTTTGTGGAGTGATGATAAACTGTTTTATGAATTTGGCGACAGCAGTTACCGATATACAGATACTGTTAAGGAAGGAAAACATATTGAAAAAGTTACTCCGGATTATATTATTTCTGAAAATTGGTTGGAAAAAATAAATATAAGATATAACTCAAACGTACTGTGGGACGATGATGTAAAGGCTGAAGGCATGAAGTGGGGGAATATAGTTCACGATGTGCTTTCCGGGATAAAAGATTTTGATGATGCGGAAAACATTATTGACAATATGCTTACAGAAGGCATTGTGAATGAAAGGGAGGCGGATGAAATAAAGAATTATGTCAACGAAATGTTTTCCGATACTGAAATCAGCCAATTTTTTTCCCCCGGGCTGGATGTCAGAACTGAAGCAGACATTATAACCCCGGAAAATAAGTTATACCGCCCCGACAGGGTCATTTTTGAAAAAGATAGAAGCATTGTAATAGATTTTAAAACAGGTGCAGAACAGGACAAACACAAAACCCAGATATTAAATTATGCGGCTTTGTTATCAGATATTAATGGTAAATCCTGCGACAAATACCTGATTTATCTGCAGGAAAAAGCAAGATTAGTAAAAGTTTAA